In Gemmatimonadaceae bacterium, the sequence ACGCGCGAGATCTGCCTCGTCTCCGTTAGGCCGAGCGACTCCCAGGTCTTGCCGTCGTCGGTGGTCTTCCAGACGCCGTCGCCGTGCGACACGTTGCCGCGGATGTCGAACTCGCCGGCGCCGACGTACACGATGTCGGGATTCGATTCGCTGACGCCGATGGCGCCGATCGTCCCGCCAAAATACTTGTCGGTCGCCGGCTCCCAGCTCGCGCCGCCGTCCGTGGTCTTGAACACACCGCCTCCGGTGGTGCCCATCCAGAACTCGAGCGGACGCGCGGCAGAGCCAGCGACCGCGACGGAGCGTCCGCCGCGATACGGTCCGATCTCGCGCCACGAAAGCGCGTGGAACATGGACGTGTCGTATGCCGTGGCCTGGCCGGCCGACGGCGCAGCGTGAAGGAGCAGCGCACCGAGCGCCGCCGCCGACAGGCGTGCGATTTTCACTGGTGTCCTCGACTTGGTCAGTTCGTGGCCAAGATTGTAGAGGAAGGACCGCGGCGAGGGAAGACTGAAGGCGGATTACGGGCGACAATCCGCTGATATAAAGGCGGACAAGGCGGACACTTACAGACGGACAAGGCGGACACTCACAGGCGGACAAGGCGGAGATTTACAGGCGGACAGGGCGCGGACTACAGACGGACAAATCGCGGACCTTACGGGGGAGGGCGCGAACCGTTAGGGTCTCCTGGCATCACGCGAGGTCGGTCGAGCCGGGCGGTCTTTCGTGAGATCCGTCGACCCTTCAAAGTTCATGTGCCTTTGCCGTCCCCTCGCTCATAATCAAAAGTTACAAAGCGAAATCGAACGGATGACGAAAGACATCGTGCCGCGCGGGTGCGAGTGTTGCTCGGCGCAGGCATCAGGGTGTTGATCAGTTTCTCTTTCACAGAAAGCTCAACTATCCGTTAGGCAAACCCTTACTCCCGCGCAGCCTGATCTCTTTCATTGTCAATTCAGTTTCACGCTTGTTATCCTTTCTATCACGGTCGCCGTGGCCCGCCAGGCGACTCGAGCCTGAGCACCCTCTCGCGAGACGCACCTTCGACTGCGGCATGAACGGTCCGTGATTGTCTCTTGTGTCCGCATTGTGTCCGCCTTTCTCTTGCCCTTTTCCCGCATCAGCGTGCGCCGAATTCTTGTTCTCGCCTTCGTGTTGGCAGGGTGTGGTGCCCCGGACACGGCAAAGAACGCACAGCCGCCGGCCAAGCCGTTTGTCCCGCCCACGCATGCCGCGAGCGTTCGAGGTTTCGAGCGACCGGTTGCCGCGCGCTACGATTCCGCGGCCGACATGTTTTTTGTCGCGAATCTGGGCGGCGATTCGGCGGGCGGGCACGACGCGTTCATCAGCCGGATGCATCCGGACGGCAGCATCGATTCGCTGCGGTTCATCGACAACGGACGAAACGGGGCGCGGCTCGATGCGCCGCAGGGCTTGGCGCTCGTGGGCGACACGCTGTGGGTGGTGGACCGCGATGCGGTGCGGGCGTTCGATGCGCTTACCGGGGCGACGGGTCCCTCGGTGAGCCTCGCCGCGCAGCATCCGGTTGCGTTAGGCGGCGTCGCGGTCGGGCCCGACGGCGCGCTCTACGTCGCCGAGCCCGGCCTGCTCGACCCGGCGCACCCGGAAAGCCGCACCGGCGAGGGGAAGCGCATCTTTCGCGTCGGACGCGATCACCGCGTCTCGGTGGCGCTCGCCAGCGACTCGCTGCACCGGCCCACCGACCTCGTCTGGGACCGGCGCGCCGACCGGTTCGTGATCGTGTCGTTCGGCACCGGCAACATTCTCGCTTGGCATCCCGGCGAGGCGCAGCCGCGCACGGTGGGATACAACCGCGCGCAGATGGATGGCGCGGCCATGCTGCCCGATGGCCGTCTGCTCGTGACGAGCTGGAAGGATTCCTCGCTCACCATTCGGGATGGCGACCGC encodes:
- a CDS encoding glycosyl hydrolase, whose product is MKIARLSAAALGALLLHAAPSAGQATAYDTSMFHALSWREIGPYRGGRSVAVAGSAARPLEFWMGTTGGGVFKTTDGGASWEPATDKYFGGTIGAIGVSESNPDIVYVGAGEFDIRGNVSHGDGVWKTTDDGKTWESLGLTETRQISRV